From the Fulvia fulva chromosome 2, complete sequence genome, one window contains:
- a CDS encoding Aorsin, with translation MMALTDAQRKTDQSIAAVTHWLTSSGNIHPDRISLTSNKAWLALNVSVAEAEDLLHTKYYWHGPDGNLAGCDDYRIPQHLEEHIDLISQPPVVGSARLAVNSASSTANCSNSVTQACLQALYQFETLPKNAPVSSANRLGILQFGYYAKEDLDSYFSQFAPWVPQGTEPINQGINGGCPSTNVSCASGETELDFEMSMPIIYPQSTVDYSIYNYHYADGGTGSFNTWLDALDGSYCHYTAFGETGDDPAIDPAYPDASGYNHPQQCGVYKPANVIPIAWGNGEQVLPASYQRRMCNEFTKLGMQGVALLQASGDFGVAPNPSSTDSGCLKDGTVFNVEFPNLCPYITSVGGTQIEPGKTVHDPEGAYHVPTSDPAITYAGGGGFSNLCTAPDYQKSTLDA, from the exons ATGATGGCTCTTACGGATGCACAACGCAAGA CAGATCAGTCCATCGCAGCAGTCACTCACTGGCTTACCAGCAGCGGCAACATCCACCCAGATCGTATCTCCCTGACCTCGAACAAAGCTTGGTTGGCTCTTAACGTCTCCGTGGCGGAAGCGGAGGACTTACTCCACACCAAGTATTACTGGCATGGCCCAGACGGCAACTTGGCAGGCTGTGATGACTATCGAATTCCCCAGCACCTTGAGGAGCATATCGATCTCATA TCGCAACCACCTGTGGTTGGATCCGCCAGGCTCGCCGTGAACAGCGCTTCCTCGACCGCCAACTGTTCCAACAGTGTCACTCAAGCTTGCCTTCAAGCTCTGTACCAGTTTGAGACACTTCCGAAGAATGCACCTGTATCTTCAGCAAATCGCCTGGGTATACTGCAGTTTGGCTACTACGCAAAGGAGGACCTGGACAGCTACTTCTCCCAATTCGCTCCTTGGGTACCACAGGGCACTGAACCAATCAACCAGGGTATCAACGGTGGTTGCCCGTCGACCAACGTCTCCTGTGCATCTGGGGAGACAGAGCTGGATTTCGAGATGTCTATGCCCATCATCTACCCCCAGTCGACAGTGGACTACTCAATATACAACTACCACTACGCAGACGGCGGTACTGGCAGCTTCAACACCTGGCTTGATGCACTAGATGGATCATACTGTCACTACACTGCATTCGGCGAGACTGGCGATGACCCTGCGATTGATCCCGCTTATCCCGACGCGAGCGGTTACAATCATCCTCAGCAATGCGGTGTGTACAAACCTGCAAACGTGATCCCCATAGCTTGGGGCAATGGCGAGCAAGTGTTACCCGCTTCTTACCAGCGGCGGATGTGCAATGAGTTCACGAAGCTTGGCATGCAAGGCGTTGCTCTCTTGCAAGCGTCCGGAGATTTCGGCGTGGCTCCGAATCCAAGCAGTACCGACAGCGGCTGCCTCAAGGACGGCACGGTCTTCAATGTCGA GTTCCCAAACTTGTGCCCGTACATAACTTCCGTGGGTGGCACGCAGATCGAGCCTGGCAAAACCGTCCACGACCCTGAAGGAGCCTACCATGTCCCGACTAGTGATCCTGCCATCACGTATGCTGGAGGCGGCGGATTTTCCAATCTATGCACGGCCCCCGATTATCAGAAATCAACCCTCGACGCTTAA